One region of Anaeromyxobacter paludicola genomic DNA includes:
- a CDS encoding DUF2325 domain-containing protein produces the protein MRIGIVGGLQRAERHLARAAAARGHELEFHDGLVHGRRRAALASLVDRCDAVVVVTDVNSHAAVGLARRWLRARGRAPALLARRCGPDRLLSLLASLDSRERMASAP, from the coding sequence ATGCGGATCGGGATCGTTGGCGGACTACAGCGCGCAGAGCGCCACCTCGCTCGGGCCGCCGCCGCGCGCGGGCACGAGCTCGAGTTCCACGACGGGCTCGTCCACGGCCGCCGCCGGGCGGCGCTGGCATCCCTCGTCGATCGTTGCGACGCGGTGGTGGTCGTCACGGACGTGAACAGTCACGCCGCCGTCGGGCTCGCGCGGCGCTGGCTTCGCGCGCGCGGACGCGCCCCCGCGCTGCTCGCCCGCCGCTGCGGCCCGGATCGGCTCCTCTCGCTGCTCGCGTCCCTCGACTCGCGAGAGCGGATGGCGAGCGCGCCTTGA
- the ygiD gene encoding 4,5-DOPA-extradiol-dioxygenase — MPVLFIGHGSPMNAIEDNVWSRRFRALAKELPRPKAILAVSAHWYVEGTFTTAGERPETIHDFGGFPEPLYQVQYPAPGDVALARRAAALLAGRGASLTTGWGLDHGTWSVLVHLRPAADVPVVQLSIDARLEPAEHLALGRALAPLRDEGVLVLGSGNIVHNLRHAFTAHARGETATPEWARTFDEEIASALSRLDGDALVRLLDTDEGRMSAPTPDHFLPLLYVAGASAETDAVRFPIEGFDWGSLSMRAALLG; from the coding sequence ATGCCCGTCCTGTTCATCGGACACGGCTCGCCGATGAACGCGATCGAGGACAACGTCTGGAGCCGGCGCTTCCGCGCGCTCGCGAAGGAGCTGCCGCGGCCGAAGGCCATCCTCGCGGTGTCCGCCCACTGGTACGTCGAGGGCACCTTCACGACCGCCGGCGAGCGGCCCGAGACGATCCACGACTTCGGCGGCTTCCCGGAGCCGTTGTACCAGGTCCAGTATCCGGCTCCCGGCGACGTCGCGCTCGCGAGGCGCGCGGCGGCCCTCCTCGCCGGGCGCGGAGCCTCGCTCACCACGGGCTGGGGGCTCGACCACGGCACGTGGAGCGTGCTCGTGCATCTCCGGCCGGCGGCCGACGTCCCGGTGGTCCAGCTCAGCATCGACGCGCGCCTCGAACCGGCGGAGCATCTCGCCCTCGGCCGCGCGCTCGCGCCGCTTCGCGACGAGGGCGTGCTCGTGCTCGGCAGCGGGAACATCGTCCACAACCTGCGGCACGCGTTCACGGCGCACGCTCGAGGCGAGACGGCCACGCCGGAGTGGGCCCGCACGTTCGACGAGGAGATCGCCTCCGCGCTGTCGCGCCTCGACGGCGACGCCCTCGTCCGCCTCCTCGACACGGACGAGGGGCGGATGTCGGCGCCGACCCCCGACCACTTCCTGCCCCTGCTCTACGTCGCCGGGGCGAGCGCGGAGACCGACGCGGTGCGCTTCCCCATCGAGGGGTTCGACTGGGGCTCGCTCTCGATGCGGGCCGCGCTCCTGGGATGA
- a CDS encoding ester cyclase gives MNQLNRLTLVTGAALLGALLAAAPARAAENKWPGTNVGEPTPKPKGVPAVLAKNLANFDDLDFRVYTGQQWQDLHRSHTKDVVVHWPDGHTTKGIEKHIEDLKYMWTFAPDNRIKEHPVRFGTQDGEWTAVTGWLEGTFTKPMVLADGKTIPPTGKAYRIPMATIGHWNKDGIMFEEYLFWDNGEFMKQIGLAQ, from the coding sequence ATGAACCAGCTGAACCGCCTCACGCTCGTCACCGGCGCGGCCCTCCTCGGCGCGCTCCTCGCAGCGGCGCCCGCGCGCGCCGCGGAGAACAAGTGGCCCGGCACCAACGTCGGGGAGCCCACCCCGAAGCCGAAGGGAGTCCCCGCCGTGCTCGCGAAGAACCTCGCGAACTTCGACGACCTCGACTTCCGCGTCTACACCGGCCAGCAGTGGCAGGACCTGCACAGGAGCCACACCAAGGACGTGGTCGTGCACTGGCCCGACGGTCACACGACCAAGGGCATCGAGAAGCACATCGAGGACCTGAAGTACATGTGGACCTTCGCCCCGGACAACCGGATCAAGGAGCACCCGGTGCGCTTCGGCACCCAGGACGGCGAGTGGACGGCCGTCACCGGCTGGCTCGAGGGGACCTTCACGAAGCCGATGGTCCTCGCCGACGGGAAGACCATCCCGCCTACGGGCAAGGCCTACCGCATCCCGATGGCGACCATCGGCCACTGGAACAAGGATGGGATCATGTTCGAGGAGTACCTGTTCTGGGACAACGGGGAGTTCATGAAGCAGATCGGCCTGGCCCAGTAG
- a CDS encoding hemerythrin domain-containing protein, with product MTLCPPLRRLSAEHARWLAEVAGWASAGQEDRTSRLLALWDLEVLPHCRAEEEVLLPELAGRLSEADAAIVFTLSDHVALRRLARELREARGAARAEALAAMERKLVEHARFEEATLFPAVQEALGCDRIAGLAPDLAAAAEASRPRPTSSAALAASHTRKGRKS from the coding sequence ATGACCCTCTGCCCCCCGCTCCGGCGCCTCTCGGCCGAGCACGCGCGCTGGCTCGCGGAGGTCGCGGGCTGGGCGAGCGCCGGGCAGGAGGACCGCACCTCGAGGCTGCTGGCGCTCTGGGACCTCGAGGTGCTCCCACACTGCCGCGCCGAGGAGGAGGTCCTCCTCCCCGAGCTCGCCGGGCGACTCTCGGAAGCCGACGCCGCCATCGTGTTCACGCTCAGCGACCACGTGGCGCTCCGGCGCCTCGCTCGCGAGCTCCGGGAGGCGCGCGGCGCCGCGCGGGCAGAGGCGCTCGCAGCCATGGAGAGGAAGCTCGTGGAGCACGCGCGCTTCGAGGAAGCGACCCTGTTCCCCGCCGTCCAGGAGGCCCTCGGCTGCGACCGCATCGCCGGGCTCGCGCCCGACCTCGCCGCCGCCGCCGAAGCCTCGAGACCACGGCCGACCTCGTCGGCCGCCCTGGCAGCATCCCACACAAGGAAAGGAAGGAAGTCATGA
- a CDS encoding YceI family protein, whose protein sequence is MANESWQVDGAHSSVNLTVRHMVISKVRGHFAKWNAKLALDTADLARSSVEVDIEAASIDTGVADRDNHLRSPDFLDAQKYPALRYKSRRVEAISPERLRVIGDLTIRDVTREVPLEVEYGGQGKDPWGNQRVGFTATASLNRKDFGLTWNQALETGGVLVADRVDVEIELQAIRQAAAQVG, encoded by the coding sequence ATGGCGAACGAGAGCTGGCAGGTGGATGGCGCGCACTCCTCGGTGAACCTCACCGTGCGGCACATGGTGATCTCGAAGGTGCGGGGGCACTTCGCGAAGTGGAACGCGAAGCTGGCGCTCGACACGGCGGACCTCGCCCGCTCGTCGGTCGAGGTCGACATCGAGGCGGCGAGCATCGACACCGGAGTCGCCGACCGCGACAACCACCTCCGCTCTCCCGACTTCCTCGACGCCCAGAAGTACCCGGCGCTGCGCTACAAGAGCCGCCGCGTCGAGGCCATCTCGCCCGAGCGCCTGCGCGTCATCGGCGACCTGACCATCCGCGACGTCACCCGCGAGGTCCCGCTCGAGGTCGAGTACGGGGGCCAGGGCAAGGACCCGTGGGGCAACCAGCGCGTCGGCTTCACTGCGACCGCCTCGCTCAACCGCAAGGACTTCGGCCTCACCTGGAACCAGGCGCTCGAGACGGGCGGCGTGCTCGTCGCGGACCGCGTCGACGTCGAGATCGAGCTGCAGGCCATCCGGCAGGCCGCCGCGCAGGTGGGGTAG